CTCCCCACTTACGTATGACTTGAGTATTTTGTCAATTGTGAAGTAAGAAAGCACCCACGTCAGTGAATGGAAATTGGATGATGGAAACTTTGTTTACGTTGATGAATTGTGTGATCTcaatacgatatttaaattagttttataaaaatctgTAACCTTGAaacataatgttcaacttaactccccacatattaatttcTGACTCCTCACTTACGTATGACTTGAGTATTTTGTCAATTGTGAAGTAAGAAAACACCCACGTCAGTGAATGGAAattggatgatgaaaaatttgtttaagtcagtgaattgtgtgatcctaatacgatatttaaattagttttataaaaatctgCAACCTCGAAACATAATGTTTaacttaactccccacatattaattcctgactccccagttacGTAGGACTTGAATATTTTGTCAATTGTAAAATAAGAAAGCACCCATGTCAGTGAATGGAAattggatgatggaaaatttgtttaagtcggtgaattgtgtgatcccaatacaatatttaaattagttttataaaaatctgCAACCTCGAAACTTAATGTTCAAcataactccccacatattaaagCTTGACTCCCATTTAAGTATGACTTGAGTATTTTGTCAATTGTGAAGTAAGAAAGCACCCACGTCAGTGAATGGAGATTGGATgatagaaaatttgtttaagcgggtgaattgtgtgatcctaatacgatatttaaattagttttcaaaaaatCTGCAACCTCCAAACATAATGTCCtacttaactccccacatattaatgtTTGACTCCTCACTAACGTATGATATGGGTATTTTGGCAATTGTCAAGTATAAAAGCACTCACGTCAGTCAATTGAAATTAGaagatggaaaatttgtttagaTGAGTGAATAATGTGAAACGAAtaccatatttaaatttttttaaaaaaaatctgcaATCTCGAAACATAATATCCAACTTCACTGCCACATATTAATGTTTGACTCCCCACTTACGGATGACATGtggattttgataattttaaaaaaccacAAATACCCACCATGGTCAATATTCGGTGTTTTGGTGACTGCATGGTGTGATCAAATTACTGcaattatatttctttacaACCTATAAGTGCAGTCCACATTTTTCACCTGTACTCCCCACATGCTAATGCTTTAGTCCCCAAATATGGAAGATTTGATGAATTGAAAGAGCCACAAACACCCATAATGGTGAATATTCAGTGTTTATTAAATGGACCTTGTATGGTGCAAAATTTGTGTAAGTGACTGCATtctattatcacaaaaccataTTTCAGTTCTTGTAAAATCTGCAACTTTGCTCCACAATTTGTAACTTGACTCCCCACACATGTAGTctttactccccacttacggATGACATGacaaatataacaatttgaaaCTGCCACAGACATCCAGTTTACTCAACAACCTATTCAAATATGAAATGACATACAATAGCAATAAACAAACTTTTGCATGTTCAAATTTTGGGTCCTCTgttccaaaaaataaaacagacaAAATAAGGGTTTTTTTAGGAATACCTTTCGACGAATACGTAAGGGGAAATAGGTGTAATAAACTCACAACAACGGTTCAATGCTACGGTGGGGACGATGAGATGGTTGCCATCAAGGACTTTCGGTAACTGTTGTCTCCGCTAACCCACACACACGGGTGCAATGCTTCACACTTTCCGGCACTTCTCTCTTTGTATGTCTGCAATGCTtcacttttctctctctctctctctccaatGGTTCTTCCTTTCCACCACTTCCTTCTTTCTTTGTatttcattctctctctcttttgcTTTGTCTAATGTGGATTTGTCTCATTAATGCAtttgcaataaaaaaaatttaaaatccctTACCACGTCAATATTGTAAAAAACGAGTCAAAACGTTTTGTCGAAATATATTTtcctaataattaaaacaagtgCACACACTCATACCAACCAAACTCAACTCTTCACCAATCATACGATGATACAGACATGCTTAGTAGTAAAGTTCGGAAAGAAGGGGAGAGATTGATCGTTCAATTCTATCTACTAACATTTATAAGTTATAAgattgatttaaataatttgaaagagagtaaaaaagttgTAAGTTCAACTTCTTTGTTAACAAAATAGTATATACTAACAAATacccataaaaataaaataaaatcgacCAGTACAAATATTCTGAAACTATGATTAGCACTTGTCAAAAATCAACAACTTCCCGAGCTTATAGGAGTAATATGCATCAACACAAGCATACTGCACTTGGCCAGAAGAGAGATACTTGAGTTCCCAGTTACTCAAGGTAACATTCTTTGGCTTCTCAATTTCCTCTCCAATGAGATTCTCCACCAAAGTCTTCAACCCTGCTCTTTTGAACTCCTTGTGACCAAACTCCTCAGCCGCCATAGCAGCAACATCAGTGCAATGTGCAACCTCAAGCCCATAATCTTCCTTCAGCCGTTTTGCATCACCAGATATCTTCACCCCACTGAACATTATGTTGGGGTTGCAGAGGGCTTTGTAGAGAGACCTTGGGATGGAAGAAGCTTGGTAGAGTTGGAAGATGAGGCAACGGTGTTTGATGCAAAGTTGTAAGATGGCAACAGGGTTCTGAACCCCTCTTCTGAAACTTGGACGCCATTCAATGTCGAGCCCAACCACCTTCTTGTGGAGGTTGCATGGCGCTTGAAGATGGCATTTGATCCATGAAGAAACCACTTTTGGACATGAGGTGACCATGGTTGTGATCACACGCCTGTGAATGGTTACTCTATAGAGGGATACTGATCTTTTTCGATTGTGCAGTTTCTCAATGCAGATTCCCATTGCTGGTGTAGGTAAAAGATGATACAAGATGTTTATAGGAAACTTTGCAGGGATTTTTTGTTGATGGTGGTGAACGTTTGAAGAATTGggaaagttatatatattgatCAATAATTTGTCCAGATACGGATAAACACAAAGATacacttaaattaaaaaaatatagaatacgAAGACacgatttatatatatatatatatatatatatatatatatatatatatatatatatatatatatatatatatatatatatatatatatattagtttgaaATTATGAACTAATATATTatcaactaataaaaaataatttaatttatttatatttaatattcaaaaagcaaaaatagtaattatatataatatttattctttattttaataatttgttaaagacaaaaagaattatattttaaattagacaaaaaaatttcttacaaatattGTATGAATATCAATGTCATTtgatacatatttattattacagtATTATAGTTACTGATGGTGAAGAAGAAATTATGGATAAGAACATGTGGACCATATTTAACTAGTCACAGTGTAGGAGCCTATAAGATGAAGCAGCTTCTCCTCTAAGGAGATTAAAAAGATGATTGTGACTCTGCTAAAGTGAACAAATTAGTTCAGGAAATAAAGTGAGTTtagttgtttttattaaatcttgaatGTGTAAACATATTAActgttgatttttcttttttcattttagagAAATTAGTCCTAAATTGGGAAGTGTTTGCTTAGTTAATTACTTCAGTTCATATTTGATGACAATCAATATGAGGAATAAACTGACTAATGTTATTCAAAAATGTTTTGTAGAAAAAAGGGGATTCATTCTGGGTGAGCTGAGTGTTGAACAGGTATTTGAAGGAAAAAGCGGTGAATAGTTACATTGTCAATAATTTGTAAAGGTAAAGTTGGATAAGAAGAAGGTGGGGCATAAATTATCACGCGATAGCTATAAAGCCTGTGAAACTTCTCCCCTAAGgcggagaaaataaaaattgtaaagtgTTTCTTTAGTTAATTCTAAAGATGGTAATGcttcaaatttttaaagttgtggtggtaaaattaaatttatgatattggtttaaaaataaaaataattatataaaaacaattgaaatggTTAtctacattataaaaataaacaacaaataataaaatattaaaaaacattgaaaataatgaaatgtgtcttaaaaatatttgttatactaTTTAACAAAATCACAATagtttttttcaaatgaaacaaagacTAAGAATCAAAGAGAATAAAAAGACAATTTTTACTTGGGCAAGGATAATAATAGGAGTGAATATTTTACTAAgcataacacaaaaataaataactttataaactaaaattagtttttgataaaaaataattctgaATACAACTCTATTAGAAAAAACTAAgcttgtatataaattatttttaactcacttttttcttatttttctattctgTAAGTATTCTTAAAAAGGTTTCTCCTCCTAAATCTCGtacaaaaaatatagataaggcagaaaaagaaaaagttgctTGGCAGCTTTGAAATTCATTATAGAGCCCTAAGGCCCACATACCATGATACCAACTCAAATTACTGCAAGAAAATACAATTATCTTCATTATTACCTATTGAATAGTCACATTTCAATAGACTAGAAAGGGAATAACAATCCCTGAAAATCAGTAACAGAATATAGTGTCAGTTACAGCAGACATGTCCGTTTATTTGGGGAACAAATCAAATCATGCTAATTATTGGCAGCAAATCCTTGGAATTCAAATCAGAAATAATTCCCAAAACTTTGATTCTAACTCTAAACAGATTCTCTGACAAAAACAACAGCCAAAATTTCAGTGCATCTATTATATATTAGACTGGTATAACtaaaaaacaattcaatttttcctcagttcttgtttttctttcttcctttcacTTGTTTCTCTAAACGTTTTAGTCTTTGATTGACATCAGAAGATGTCTTTCTCTGTTGATGTTTTGATGGTTCAACAGGCAATGACTTTGGTGCAATTCTTGCTGCTGTAGCTTGTTTCAGTGCTGGAAATATAGAAGAGGGAGATTGTGCACCACTGGTGGCTGCTGCTTCCTGTATTATGGGGATACCCAAAGCTTTCTTTACACCAGGAGCTTTAAgaactacaaaaaattaaaaataaaaaagataaatcaaaggAGTTTATggctattaaaaaataaagactaCATTTAACAGAAGTTCACTTTAGGTTTTGTAGCATAAAGTTAAAAATGGAAACTAAGGCTTTTGACACAGAATAAGAAACTTAGACAGAGAGAAacaaatgttttatatataagaaataaatatatattgaattataaaGAAGCCAATGACTTAGATGCAGACTGTGAATAATGTAGGCAATGCATTCACAATGACAACCAACAAAAACACGGAATGTATATGGATTTTGGTGTTATGGATCATCATACACTTGTATGATAATAGTAAATACCAAAATGCTTAGTGCACTATCCATCATCCTAGGCAAATACCACTATTAATCTCGTGGAGGAATCAAAGAATTACTGCCCCCAGATGATATGTactttgtgaaaaaaataatccaTTTTCTGCTTATTGAAATGGAAAATGGTGAAAAAAGACAAAGTAATATTGCatatgaaaaacttaaaaaatgaattgccTTACCGAGTCCATATCCAAGTGAAAACAAATTTGATGTAATCCAGTAACAAAATATAGCCTGCAcagttataaaaatacaaaaagttaaaactGTATAGAATgataaaacaaaagtaaatagGCAAATCAACTAATCCATtcacaatcatatatatatatatatatatatatatatatatatatatatatatatatgttaaatatgttttttttctcttaacttagccaaaattgaaattagtacCCCCTCTTTAAAATGGGTTAGATTTAgactttttaaccaaattttattaactttagttgacattttaaacgtgtTTCTTAGCAAACATTGAAGCAAGAATGAgttaaacagtataaacaactcaaatattatcatgaaacacgtttgaaatgtcaaataaacttaaaaaaatttggttaaaataactaaatacatgcatttctaaagttgaggaattaaattagtccaaagtttcgaagaaattcaattttcacttaaagttaaggaaacaaaaacatatttaactctacaTGTATATTTGTTTAACGTATATGTCCTATACCAATAATTTAGGATACTTCATCAATCAATACTTTAGGATACATGAGGTCTCATTAATAGAATtagtttgtaaaatttataaagcCTTTATATCCAATCaaataaaactacaaaaaagaaaaacacattggTATGTctaagtgatgaaggattgaccccaaccaaggatgaaggcacatgcttaagaagactaagcatgtttagaaaggaagttcactaatccttcatccctttcatttgtgtttgttatttttgattccctaagttgacttagttgaatcaactttagttgacttgttgacctttgactaggtttgacttgttgactatagttaacttgacttaagccaacatgctaatctatgtttatttgctttgtaggttaattaggagtaagaaaacaatgctaggtggcgcatggtgattggggagcataaatgatgtggatgagagagtaaagcaaaggcataaagcataaagtaaaaggcataaaacaagtgtacctatgtacatttggtctcctttgtttttagcacactttggccacttttttgagacatatgagacattctttgtctccttttgtgctagaacgaaattagccttacacacaccatagttggctcttttgtctctcatttttgtaatcttatttgacctagtttctagaagctagggttaggtttttgtaaagacatccttaggtatcttttattttcttagaggcccttaaactcttctatataaagggttgaacattttgaagtaaaaacactcttgtgtctcaaccatttgtgagagtttcctcccttgggagtgaatacttttaagccttatcttgcatagcaagtggcggcacacatccactcatcttcaaggttgtcatggcttctagcctagccttgtagtggcgtgcttctcacatttttaccatttctttcctttccattttatgttttcttcttcctttaattgttcttggttttatatgctttatttgctttccatttccttttcattttgaatcaatccatcatcttcttctcttgagttttgagaaaggaaccttcacatctagatagcttgctatcttaatgtccagtggggatttcacttagctttcttaatcaactcacaccatattcaataatcttaaaaagaaacaagataatccttcatcactaagTCTAATTTCTACATAGAAATGTCTCTTCATAAACCAAAGATGgagatttttgttttaatgttcaACATTTCtcatattactaaaataatgaaaatgaaaccAAGCTAGCTACATCATGGGAGGACCAAACAAAAGCCCATGTAAATCAACAAAATCTAAACTCTAGGAAACCACCGACCAAAACAATTCCTCCATAACACCAAGTATTTGGCTAAACAACAAGACCCAACCCGAcccaaaaacaaaattcaactaGGTATCACCCTTTTGTTCCTCTAGGGTTCCCAACCATCGCAGAAATCAGAACTGAAGGAGACTCACTGACAACAAACTTTACTAGATAGAACTATTAGACACTCATATCTCcccactttttttcttttctaagtttatacaataaattattttacatgcTGCCAAGATGGAAAGCAAAGAGAACTTGTTCCTTGTCAAACAAGATAAGGAAAACCCTACCTTCGGAAATCCCATTGTGAAAGGAACTGTAAGGATTGCAATAACCCTCGAGAATTTTTTCATGGTGGCAGCAGCTGGATTTCCTTCCAAGCCTTCTTGCATATTGCACTGGAAATAATGTGAAATCAATGAATATAAATTGGGTAAAAAAAACTAACAGATAACACCACTCTTTCCTCTTCAATTGAGACTAGGCTTTTCAGGTATTATAAGCAGCTATTCTTTTTAGTGCTTTGGTAGGATAAATTCATAACAGAAAACTGAGGTCACACGTACAAAGTGAACTGAAATGAAaggttttgaaaagaaaatggtCACCTCTACTGTTATTAAGAATGTCAATGCAGTCAGAACTGGCAAAATGTACAAGGCATCTGGAGTAGTAAGATCAACAAACCAGTAGGCTCCCCCATGCTTGAATGATGGCATCTTTTCAGCCATGTTTCTTATCTAttgtcaaaacaaaaaaataattataatgaattGAAACAATATATAGGTTCCTCAGACTCCTAAAGTTagagaaaatacaaaattaaaagccAGCTTACCGCAAGGAAAAAACTAATAAAGACAGGACCTTGAATAAAGAGCCCCTTCAATGGAGTAAATGGACTTGCACCATATCTAGATTATCAAACAAGTGAGGAAATTAACAGCTAGTGAAAGAAAAGATCCATGAAATTTGAAtagtgaaagaaaagaaaaagatccaAGAAGTTTAAATTAGTACCTAAAACACTATGGTTCGTGTGACATGCAGGCCAGTTATGtcagtttttaaatattagcaATAACTAGTCTTAGTACAAAAACCTTAATtccattaattttgtttgaattccATTAATGATTAAGTAATTGAACATGTCTTAGGTCTTTAGTAATTGTCATGTGtatttattaaaggaaaaatataacattaatatGCAATTAACCTTGAAAGGAGTCTTTTACCCTTTCCTTTCTCGTTTTGTAAAAAATCCTTAGTGGTTCCTTGATAGTTATTAAAAACCAAACATGTGCTCAATTATACTAACCACTCAGAGAGttcaaacaaaactaataaaattaaagttgttgTATTAAGATTGTAGTTTTTATCTTATTGTACTAAAAAACGAAATATGTCAATATTTGTTACATTGAACTGACTATTTACCCTATTTGTTTGTCCTGTTTATCTTCTACTCTCATTCCTAAGTCTACAGGTGAGGCGTTATCTCAATAGAGGAACAACAAGCAATTATTGATGACACGTATGGCCCCTCAAAGTAATGGTGCATGGCAGTTAATTCCTCTTCCAGTTGACAAATAAATTGTTGGGTGTCGATGTTGTACACTCTTAAAATAGAACTAATGGTATTCACAACTAAACTTTGTTTCAACTTTGACACTAAAAATGCATTTCTACATGGTGATCTTGATCAAGAAGTCTACATGCAACaactatttattttgttgttgaggAGGAGTCTAAGATGGTATATCCTCAATGTAGGTCCCTATTTGGCCTCAAGGAATCACGCCATGGATGGTTTGGGCTTTTAAAGAGTGTTATACAATAGTTTGAAATGACACAAAGTGATGTTGATTATTCTCTGGTTTATAGTCATTATCCTAAAGATATATCTATCTCCTTGTATAAGTGAACAACATTGTTATTACAGGAACTCATAAGGAGGGTATTGTACAACTCAAATGCACCTTATATGTGTCAAGCAGACAACATTACACATTGCCTTTAATCCtatctttcatgagaggaccaaacatATTAAGGTTCTAGTCTCCCTCTTTCCTACAGTCTAACAAGAGTGTTGTAGTCCCTGACAACCTATAAACAATTATGTAAGTTGGTTACTAACATCTAACTACTTTCCAACTCCTATGCAATGTCATACCCTTTTTATTACTCCTAACATACCTATCTAACAAGTGgcatgatataaaaaatttccatttaataaagaaaagagTCATTATACCACTCCATATTAGTTAACAAAAGGGAATTTTACTGATTTCAGTTAAGTCTATCACAACTCAAATAAAAGATTGCTCCTCTAATACATCATATCACCAAACAAAGTAATTACATCAATAGGAGGATCAAACATGACTAGTACCAGCTAAAGCCTAAAAAAGgccaagaaaattgaaaaacaacttACTCCTTAAATAgcatcttcatttttttctgaCCTTCAGCAACAGCAATGGGATCCATAGCCTGAAAGATGAATCAATGATGTGATTATAGAAAATGTGGTTTCTGGTACAACAATCTATAACATACATGTAAGAAAATCCAAAACttcaaatttcaataaattagGAAAATACCAACAATCCCAACAGGCACAAGGAATTCACATCCAGCAACTAAAGTGATTGTTTTGAAATACAAGTAGTGTATAACAATTGAATGATAAGGTCACCTATAGATTTTTCTGCAGAACAGAAGATAAGACCacactagaaaaaaaattggaagtTAAGTTTAGGCATTAGTTTATGCAGTACAAATCATGTCATAATCTTGATGAAACCACAATTATACAATATCTTTCAAGAATATGGTACTGAGGGGCAACAAAACCATGCATACACCATATGTAGGGAAATTTTAGgcctaattatattttctccCTTGATAAATTAGTCAATTTTTGGCTATTAGTCCATACAAAAAAACCATGCATACACCATATGTAGGGAAATTTAaggcttaattatattttctcccTTGATAAATTAGTCAATTTGGCTATTAGTccatacaaaaaaatattccatTTTATATCCAATTTTGTGAAAATACATGGTTGTAAttcttatcattattttttttctctattaagAGATGACTTGGTAAACATATCAACAATGTCTGGCATAAACTGACTCTGCCACTATTACCAATTGCACAGCATATATCCACTATTCCAATAGTTAAAACAGTCTCAACAGGAAAAAACAAATGACTGGAAGATGTATATCTGTATTACCTTATCTTCCATctcttcctttattttttccatGTGAGGCCTCATCAGCTGCAACACACATGAAATAGAATATAGAAAAAGTTATAATCTATTAACAACTACAAGCTTGAGGACCTTCACAGGTAAAGGGGCAAGAGTGATAGGGAGAGTACAGCTGAGAACTAATTAACTAACTTGTGTTAAAAATATCAGAAGTCAAAGCGAGGAGAGGGGACAGAGAAGAAACAGTTACATCCGAATGTTTAACATTTACCCCCTCCAACCAAGACATATGTGAAAGAAAGGCaaaagaaacacaaaaaaacGATTGCAAATACATTAATTTAGcaagaaaaagtgatgaagCTACAGGCCGCAAACATACTGTAAGCTTAGAAGTGGCCTTAAGTTGATTTATTAAGAGTGGAACTGTTGCGCTTCGAATCAAGAGAGTTGTTAGAACTATGGCTGCCCACCTGAAACAATCAAGTAATACAGTGATGTGCTTTCTTGGATTTGTACCATATGCCACCTATCTTTGTTGAAATGTGAAGACACAGATCACCAGATTTGGACCCAGAACATGAATTTTGCATGGTACCAATCCAAAAACAACCTTGCTAGCATAATCCCAAAACCCCTTAATTATCAATAAGCTTTGAAATGTTATGAAAGAAATGTATTTCGATTTAAAATGGCATTCAGTATTTTAAGATGACGGAACAACCTATATGGATACACATACCATGTACTTACAAAGGAAGAAAAATTACACATAAAGTAACTGTGTACTCTCATAAAAGAGTACTTTTTAGGCATACAAGGAAtcttgaaaattaatatttgggGCAAATCTTTTGCTTTAGTACTTATTATGCATGGTAAATCAAACTTAGTAACTGAGAAACCACAGAAGCtgataattaaaatcaaaaacccACAATCTCCTAAAAGCAAACCATCCGCCAATGACAACTTGACATGCATGCAATTCTGTAATATTGTGGACATTCCTCAGAATTAAAGCAGATTTTAGAAATGAGAATTTACTTCATATCCCTTGCTGAAATTATAGAGGTAAGTATAAACTTACCAGTTCAATCCAGTGCAGGAATGCATGGCATCTATAATGTACTGCAAGGCCTTCACAGGTAAAACAGAATCAGCAGAGGCAATTGCAACTTCTTTAAGAATAGGAGCCTGAGAATTCACAGCATCGATTGCTTTGTCTTTGAGAACATCTGCTATGTCAGTCACTATTTCAATATTATCGGAACCCGGATTAGCTGTTGACATATGTCGACATAAATTATATCCAGAGCTCGGAAAAAGGAATCTGTTTGAATACATTCTATGTTCAGTGTAGGCAAAACACCTCACTGGTCCATCAACTGAGTTCCCAAACATCCTTTTTTGGATAGAATTACTAATCCCCGCTGAAGACGACTTTTCACTAGTGCATTCACGTTCCCCTTCATCACTATGGAGAACATAACCGAAAGACGGGTAGCACTTTCGATTCATGAGGTTCCCTCTTATCAAGAGGCAACGCCTGTGGGCCATTtgtattatttgaaatttctgTCAAGCAACAAAAAGTAACCAAAATTACAAGTGCAATCAAGGAATATCATGCCACGTCAAGAAACAGCATTTTTGAGAAGTTTTGTTGGTTTACAATTCTGATACCAAGAGAAAGCTAGAACAtcttattttcactattttccTATTTTCTACCCTTAGACCCACTGGACTTATAACTAACAAGCATGACTACAATTTCCTAGGTTGGTGTGGACGATGAACACTCTTTCAACTGGACACTCTGAGCCTTGGATAATTCACTATTAGTGTGCGTGGtgtttttttaacaattggGTGGTGCACTGAACAAGAATTGCCTAAAACctaaaatccttttttttttcatttattttacagAACTCTAAACAACCGAACAAGGAGCTATGAAACGAATAGGTCCCCATCTACTTCATCGGATGTAAACTCAGAAAAGATAAATGGGCTAACCCCATAAAACCTAGATCAAAAGAAACAACACATAAGAATGCAgcaataagaaaaataagaaacaacaCATAAGAATGCagcaacaagaaaaataaaaatacacacTTTATTTATCAGGGCTCTGATTCGTGGACGAAGAAACAAAGCACAAACTCTATAAGGCAGAAGACAACATAGTAAGAAAAACCAGACAACACAAAGGATGAACCAACAGACCTGGCGACTGGTGAGTTATTGATGCTTCTGCTGTAGAgacttcaaaagaaaaaaacgaaaaaCTGTGAACTCTGTTTTGTTTGTCCAATGGAACTTgagatttatataaaaaaataataataataaaaaataaaaacattaaaatgttGAATATAATTAGGA
This portion of the Vigna unguiculata cultivar IT97K-499-35 chromosome 6, ASM411807v1, whole genome shotgun sequence genome encodes:
- the LOC114188385 gene encoding Werner Syndrome-like exonuclease, which translates into the protein MGICIEKLHNRKRSVSLYRVTIHRRVITTMVTSCPKVVSSWIKCHLQAPCNLHKKVVGLDIEWRPSFRRGVQNPVAILQLCIKHRCLIFQLYQASSIPRSLYKALCNPNIMFSGVKISGDAKRLKEDYGLEVAHCTDVAAMAAEEFGHKEFKRAGLKTLVENLIGEEIEKPKNVTLSNWELKYLSSGQVQYACVDAYYSYKLGKLLIFDKC
- the LOC114186649 gene encoding mitochondrial inner membrane protein OXA1-like, coding for MAHRRCLLIRGNLMNRKCYPSFGYVLHSDEGERECTSEKSSSAGISNSIQKRMFGNSVDGPVRCFAYTEHRMYSNRFLFPSSGYNLCRHMSTANPGSDNIEIVTDIADVLKDKAIDAVNSQAPILKEVAIASADSVLPVKALQYIIDAMHSCTGLNWWAAIVLTTLLIRSATVPLLINQLKATSKLTLMRPHMEKIKEEMEDKAMDPIAVAEGQKKMKMLFKEYGASPFTPLKGLFIQGPVFISFFLAIRNMAEKMPSFKHGGAYWFVDLTTPDALYILPVLTALTFLITVECNMQEGLEGNPAAATMKKFSRVIAILTVPFTMGFPKAIFCYWITSNLFSLGYGLVLKAPGVKKALGIPIIQEAAATSGAQSPSSIFPALKQATAARIAPKSLPVEPSKHQQRKTSSDVNQRLKRLEKQVKGRKKNKN